The Branchiostoma floridae strain S238N-H82 chromosome 8, Bfl_VNyyK, whole genome shotgun sequence genome has a segment encoding these proteins:
- the LOC118420538 gene encoding zinc finger protein 436-like → MRSYTCKRPLRCGKCSKQFSWLCNLKRHMRTHTGERPYKCDKCSKQFSDQGNMKSHMRTHTDEKPFKCEECGNQFSRMYHLKSHIRTHTGEKPYKCEECSKQFSVLGGLKIHMRTHTGEKPYKCDECSKQFSVLGNLKIHMRTHTGEKPYRCDECSKQFSKMCSLQKHMRTHTGEKPYRCEEWRQAV, encoded by the coding sequence ATGCGTTCTTACACTTGCAAGAGACCGTTAAGATGTGggaagtgcagcaaacagtttagttgGCTttgtaatctgaagagacatatgagaacccacaccggtgagagaccttataagtgtgataagtgtagcaaacagtttagtgacCAGGGCAATATGAAGAgtcatatgaggactcatactgatgagaaaccattcaaatgtgaggagtgcggaaATCAGTTTAGTAGGATGTATCATCTGAAGAGTCATatacggactcacaccggagagaagccctataagtgcgaagaatgcagcaaacagtttagtgtgTTGGGTGGtctgaagatacacatgcggacacataccggagagaagccctataagtgtgatgaatgcagcaaacagttcagtgtgttgggtaatctgaagatacacatgcggacacataccggagagaagccctataggtgcgatgaatgcagcaaacagttcagtaagATGTGTAGTCTGCAGaagcatatgcggactcacactggtgagaaaccttacagatgtgaggagtggcggcaggcagtttag